In one window of Canis lupus baileyi chromosome 12, mCanLup2.hap1, whole genome shotgun sequence DNA:
- the DUSP2 gene encoding dual specificity protein phosphatase 2, with amino-acid sequence MGLEAARELDCAALGALLREPREAERTLLLDCRPFLAFCRRHVRHARPVPWNALLRRRARGPPAAALACLLPDRALRARLARGELARAVVLDEGSASVAALPPDGPAHALLAALLPETRAGPTAVCFLRGGFDGFQACCPDLCSESPAPAMSSAGVENSRSDARAPSYDQGGPVEILPYLFLGSCSHSSDLQGLQACGITAVLNVSASCPNHFEGLFRYKSIPVEDNQMVEISAWFQEAISFIDSVKNSGGRVLVHCQAGISRSATICLAYLIQSRRVRLDEAFDFVKQRRGVISPNFSFMGQLLQFETQVLCH; translated from the exons ATGGGGCTGGAGGCGGCGCGCGAGCTGGACTGCGCGGCGCTGGGCGCGCTGCTGCGGGAGCCGCGGGAGGCCGAGCGCACGCTGCTGCTCGACTGCCGCCCCTTCCTGGCCTTCTGCCGCCGCCACGTGCGCCACGCGCGGCCCGTGCCCTGGAACGCGCTGCTGCGGCGCCGCGCGCGGggcccccccgccgccgccctcgcCTGCCTGCTGCCCGACCGCGCGCTCCGGGCGCGCCTGGCCCGCGGGGAGCTGGCCCGGGCCGTGGTGCTGGACGAGGGCAGTGCCTCGGTGGCCGCGCTCCCGCCCGACGGCCCCGCGCACGCGCTGCTCGCCGCGCTGCTGCCGGAGACCCGCGCCGGGCCCACGGCCGTGTGCTTCCTGCGAG GCGGCTTCGACGGCTTCCAGGCCTGCTGTCCCGACCTGTGCTCGGagtcccccgcccccgccatgtCGTCTGCCGGGGTCGAGAACAGCCGCTCTGACGCCCGGGCTCCGTCCTACGACCAG GGCGGCCCTGTGGAGATCTTACCCTACCTGTTCCTGGGCAGCTGCAGCCACTCCTCGGACCTGCAAGGACTGCAGGCATGTGGCATCACAGCGGTCCTCAACGTCTCCGCCAGCTGTCCCAACCACTTTGAGGGCCTTTTCCGCTACAAGAGCATCCCGGTGGAGGACAACCAGATGGTGGAGATCAGTGCCTGGTTCCAGGAGGCCATAAGCTTCATTG ACTCCGTGAAGAACAGTGGAGGCCGGGTACTGGTACACTGCCAGGCGGGCATCTCACGCTCTGCCACCATCTGCCTGGCTTACCTGATACAGAGCCGCCGCGTGAGGCTGGACGAGGCCTTTGACTTTGTCAAGCAACGCCGGGGAGTCATCTCCCCCAACTTCAGTTTCATGGGGCAGCTACTGCAGTTTGAGACTCAGGTGCTGTGTCACTGA